From a single Lolium rigidum isolate FL_2022 chromosome 7, APGP_CSIRO_Lrig_0.1, whole genome shotgun sequence genomic region:
- the LOC124672572 gene encoding uncharacterized protein LOC124672572, translating to MQADALAFKLFPDSQPHAHKKVTERRAEQAMSNPDAPWDAYDHLVALAARIQHMRAVDRHLVDLPDRAMEIFKVLWPGEAVPVNVTLISNRLKDACRRIREWKCSAARAGADAALRVACSWYEDLDLDAFHSLRGDAPTDKDPVLTAKRQDRAYRIAECAHLRTFIPPPPDVRDAVSEDEEEVEDEEDEEAGEGDAPPEEGDAPPEGPDAGLQPLLSECLLLCVCYTCCLKTIC from the exons ATGCAGGCCGATGCCCTGGCCTTCA AACTCTTTCCGGATTCACAGCCGCATGCGCACAAGAAGGTAACGGAACGCAGGGCTGAGCAAGCCATGAGCAACCCGGATGCACCCTGGGATGCTTATGATCACTTGGTCGCGCTCGCCGCCCGGATCCAGCACATGCGCGCTGTGGACCGGCACCTGGTCGATCTGCCGGATCGTGCCATGGAgatcttcaaggtgctgtggcctggggAAGCGGTGCCGGTCAACGTGACGCTCATCTCCAATCGCCTCAAGGATGCTtgccggaggatccgcgagtggaagTGCTCggcggcccgtgccggagcagatgcaGCGCTACGCGTTGCCTGTTCTTGGTACGAAGACCTGGACCTGGACGCTTTCCACAGCCTTCGCGGCGATGCGCCCACTGATAAGGACCCGGTCTTAACCGCAAAGCGGCAGGACCGTGCCTACCGGATCGCGGAATGCGCCCACCTCCGCactttcatccctcctcctcccgatgTCAGGGACGCAGTCAGTGAAGACGAAGAAGAggttgaggacgaggaggatgaggaagccgGAGAAGGCGATGCCCCTCCAGAAGAAGGCGATGCCCCTCCGGAAGGTCCTGATGCTGGCCTGCAGCCCCTGCTATCTGAATGTCTCTTGTTATGTGTTTGCTATACCTGCTGCCTTAAAACAatctgttaa